The proteins below are encoded in one region of Xenopus laevis strain J_2021 chromosome 8L, Xenopus_laevis_v10.1, whole genome shotgun sequence:
- the LOC121396978 gene encoding putative uncharacterized protein DDB_G0287113, with amino-acid sequence MEKSLRNPSLKTLYSVLKNFREEYTDFEALASYYEDHYWVQYSKNFNIKHFLLTCIEDPRMRAKENIAQYSLMLDSLEVLKRERASLKNAKLPPGHPTRLQNRRQKYEYQRLENTIKHHFCQFEIELLREQKLREAARKKHTHKQTPAAKEKEDGATAAAEEGALASQGKEEGAKEKEEEEEAAPGKEQQEEQQEKMEEQSPAVKEQVRMKRKRNEEEAPAAENKEEGADGEEAPPRKRPRKDYRGFSVPPEDSSDSSAATNATLLLACLLWLFVHICVFVCVYVCL; translated from the exons ATGGAGAAATCATTGAGAAATCCATCTCTCAAG acgctgtactccgtcctgaagaACTTCAGGGAGGAATATACAGACTTTGAGGCCCTtgcctcttattacg aAGATCACTACTGGGTCCAATACAGCAAGAACTTCAAcat AAAACACTTCCTTCTTACTTGTATTGAggacccgaggatgagggccaaGGAGAACATTGCCCAATACAGTTTAATGCTCGACtcactg gaagtgctcAAGAGGGAACGTGCCTCCCTCAAGAatgccaagctgcctcct ggtCATCCAACACGACTGCAAAACCGGAGGCAGAAATATGAGTATCAGAggctggagaat accatcaaacatcatttttgccAGTTTGAAATCGAGCTCTTGAGGGAGCAGAAGCTGCGGGAAGCTGCTCG TAAGAAACACACGCACAAACAAACTCCTGCAGCTAAAGAAAAGGAGGATGGAGCcactgcagcagcagaagagggAGCCCTTGCCTCACAGGGGAAAGAAGAAGgagcaaaagaaaaagaagaggaggaagaagcagcTCCCGGAAAAGAACAGCAAGAGGAGCAACAGGAGAAGATGGAGGAGCAATCTCCTGCAGTGAAAGAACAGGTAAGAATGAAGAGGAAAAGGAATGAAGAGGAAGCTCCAGCAGCGGAGAATAAAGAAGAGGGAGCGGATGGAGAAGAAGCTCCTCCAAGGAAGCGGCCAAGGAAGGACTACAGAGGATTTAG tGTTCCACCAGAAGACTCTTCAGACAGTTCTGCTGCCACCAACGCAACCCTGCTCCTTGCATGCCTTCTGTGGCTGTTTGTGcatatctgtgtgtttgtgtgtgtctatgtgtgtctgtga